One window of the Limisphaera ngatamarikiensis genome contains the following:
- a CDS encoding WecB/TagA/CpsF family glycosyltransferase encodes MKAGSEQPRYVHVLGAPLLVTTYADLTRRCVEWAGWSRPTTVAFSNTQIVTMIRHDPAFRRVMGTFDCLVSDSTPLTWCMNWAGAGLRDRVYGPAFMRYFLERAPAGSTHYLVGGSEECAERLRRRFTAANPGLRFVGGYHGRCLEDGSLDPADEARVLSEINRLGPDFLWICFGAPKQQRWAARYKERLRRGVVLVVGFAFEANAGLKPDAPAWMQRAGLTWLYRMATEPRRLGPRYLKYNTLFLWYLLRDGMRGRAWGPWPVAGSHPVRV; translated from the coding sequence ATGAAGGCAGGGTCTGAGCAACCTCGTTACGTGCATGTCCTGGGGGCACCGCTGTTGGTGACGACGTATGCTGATCTGACGAGGCGGTGCGTGGAATGGGCGGGTTGGTCGCGGCCGACCACGGTTGCGTTTTCCAACACGCAGATCGTGACGATGATCCGGCACGATCCGGCTTTTCGGCGTGTGATGGGGACTTTTGATTGTCTGGTGTCTGACAGCACGCCGCTGACGTGGTGCATGAATTGGGCGGGGGCGGGTTTGCGGGATCGGGTTTATGGGCCGGCGTTCATGCGATACTTTTTGGAGCGCGCGCCGGCGGGCAGTACGCATTATCTGGTGGGTGGGAGTGAGGAGTGCGCCGAGCGTTTGCGGCGGAGGTTCACGGCTGCGAATCCGGGTCTGCGGTTTGTGGGTGGCTACCACGGGCGGTGTTTGGAGGACGGGTCGCTGGACCCGGCGGACGAGGCCCGGGTGTTGTCGGAGATCAACCGGCTGGGTCCGGATTTTTTGTGGATTTGCTTTGGTGCGCCGAAGCAACAGCGGTGGGCGGCCCGGTACAAGGAGCGGCTGCGACGCGGGGTGGTGTTGGTGGTGGGGTTTGCGTTTGAGGCGAATGCCGGGTTGAAACCGGACGCACCGGCATGGATGCAGCGGGCGGGGCTGACGTGGTTGTACCGGATGGCGACCGAGCCGCGCCGGTTGGGCCCGCGGTATTTGAAGTACAACACGCTGTTTTTGTGGTATTTGCTGCGGGATGGGATGCGGGGTCGGGCGTGGGGCCCGTGGCCGGTGGCGGGGTCGCATCCGGTCCGGGTTTGA
- the grpE gene encoding nucleotide exchange factor GrpE, producing the protein MDSSEVPRVRVWPFLVGDALLLAAAVFWIVQSRPPMGAAVIWGSTICLVAGAVLGVLPFWLEYRAACRRLEAATLAEGLSHARHAETVARRIAEATDNWQAIHDQTARTAAQAREIAERMAAEVREFTAFLQRANDAEKATLRLEVEKLRRAEGEWLQVLVWILDHVFALYTAGLRSGQPRLIEQLTQFQNHCRDAARRLGVVPFEVAPGEAFQPDRHQTPDGQTPPEGAVVRETLATGIMFQGRLVRPAVVAVEAGPGTVLRGGDSEPAGQPGVSAAESGEAAAVAAREASEAGTVSPGEGRGDEGRV; encoded by the coding sequence ATGGATTCATCGGAAGTGCCTCGGGTTCGTGTGTGGCCGTTTCTGGTGGGGGATGCCCTGTTATTGGCTGCCGCCGTGTTTTGGATTGTGCAGTCCCGGCCGCCCATGGGGGCGGCGGTGATCTGGGGAAGCACGATTTGTTTGGTGGCGGGGGCGGTGCTGGGGGTGTTGCCGTTTTGGCTGGAGTATCGGGCGGCTTGTCGACGGCTCGAGGCGGCGACGCTGGCCGAGGGGCTGAGTCATGCGCGGCATGCGGAGACGGTTGCCCGGCGGATTGCAGAGGCGACGGACAACTGGCAGGCCATTCATGATCAGACGGCCCGGACGGCGGCGCAGGCGAGGGAGATTGCGGAGCGGATGGCTGCCGAGGTGCGGGAGTTCACGGCTTTTTTGCAGCGGGCGAATGACGCGGAAAAGGCCACGCTGCGGTTGGAGGTGGAGAAGCTGCGTCGGGCCGAGGGGGAGTGGCTGCAGGTGTTGGTGTGGATTTTGGACCACGTGTTTGCGTTGTATACGGCGGGGCTGCGGTCGGGGCAACCGCGGTTGATCGAGCAGTTGACGCAGTTTCAGAACCACTGTCGGGATGCGGCCCGGCGGTTGGGGGTGGTGCCGTTTGAAGTGGCGCCGGGCGAGGCTTTTCAGCCGGATCGGCATCAGACGCCGGATGGGCAGACGCCTCCGGAGGGTGCGGTGGTGCGCGAGACCCTGGCCACGGGGATCATGTTTCAGGGGCGGCTGGTGCGGCCGGCGGTGGTGGCGGTGGAAGCCGGGCCGGGGACCGTCCTCCGTGGGGGGGACAGCGAACCGGCGGGCCAGCCGGGGGTGTCCGCGGCGGAGTCCGGGGAGGCTGCCGCCGTCGCGGCCCGGGAGGCTTCGGAGGCCGGGACAGTGAGCCCGGGAGAGGGACGTGGCGATGAAGGCAGGGTCTGA
- a CDS encoding cellulase family glycosylhydrolase produces the protein MKARLLRGVILLALIDPAFSQLPPLRIPEGIGVNIHFVTGHEADLDMIAAAGFRWVRMDFTWEAIERRRGEYDWSGYDELTRNLEKRGLRALYILDYSNRLYEDMVQTTNPITGRPEETTASPRKPESVEAFARWAGAAAARYAGRGVVWEIWNEPNIFFWRPRPNVEEYVRLARATVESVRRADPRAVIIAPGISGFDPPFMERFLASGILGGLDGVSVHPYRFRRPPETAAVDYQRLREQVDRHAPADRAGRVPIVSSEWGWSTDGKDVSLETQAAYLVRQQLFHLFVGVPLSIWYDWKNDGRDPQEREHNFGVVDADLKPKPAYHAMRTLARELAGYSVERRHSVGRESDWVLVLRDGRGRVKLAAWTLEEPHEVRLNVDGPVPADGWRVVRGDGRVERVAGSGDTLVLELRELPQYVELGTARPRP, from the coding sequence ATGAAGGCAAGGTTGCTGCGAGGGGTGATTCTGTTGGCCCTGATTGATCCGGCTTTTTCGCAGTTGCCGCCGCTGCGCATCCCTGAAGGCATCGGGGTGAACATTCATTTTGTCACGGGTCACGAGGCTGATCTGGATATGATTGCGGCGGCCGGGTTCCGTTGGGTGCGGATGGACTTTACGTGGGAAGCCATTGAACGGCGGCGGGGCGAGTACGACTGGAGCGGCTATGATGAGTTGACGCGGAATCTGGAGAAGCGGGGACTGCGTGCTTTGTACATCCTGGATTATTCGAACCGGCTGTATGAGGACATGGTCCAGACGACGAATCCGATCACGGGCCGGCCGGAGGAGACCACGGCTTCGCCGCGGAAGCCGGAGAGTGTGGAGGCCTTTGCACGCTGGGCGGGTGCGGCGGCGGCGCGTTATGCCGGTCGCGGCGTGGTGTGGGAGATTTGGAACGAGCCGAACATCTTTTTCTGGCGGCCTCGTCCGAACGTGGAGGAGTACGTGCGTCTGGCCCGGGCGACGGTGGAGTCGGTGCGGCGGGCGGATCCGCGCGCGGTGATCATTGCGCCGGGCATTTCGGGGTTTGACCCCCCGTTCATGGAGCGGTTTTTGGCATCGGGGATTCTGGGGGGTCTGGATGGTGTGAGTGTGCATCCGTATCGCTTTCGGCGCCCGCCGGAGACGGCCGCGGTGGATTACCAACGGTTGCGGGAGCAGGTGGACCGTCATGCGCCGGCGGACCGGGCCGGGCGGGTGCCGATTGTGAGCAGCGAGTGGGGGTGGTCCACGGATGGCAAGGATGTGTCCCTTGAGACCCAGGCGGCGTATTTGGTGCGGCAGCAGTTGTTCCATCTGTTTGTGGGGGTGCCGCTTTCGATCTGGTACGATTGGAAGAATGACGGGCGGGACCCGCAGGAGCGCGAACACAATTTCGGGGTGGTGGACGCGGATTTGAAACCGAAGCCCGCCTATCATGCGATGCGGACGCTGGCGCGGGAGTTGGCGGGCTACTCCGTGGAGCGGCGGCATTCGGTGGGGCGGGAGTCGGACTGGGTCCTGGTGCTGAGGGACGGGCGGGGTCGGGTGAAGCTGGCTGCGTGGACTCTGGAGGAGCCGCACGAGGTGCGGCTGAATGTGGATGGTCCGGTGCCGGCGGACGGGTGGCGGGTGGTCCGTGGAGATGGTCGTGTGGAACGGGTCGCCGGCTCTGGCGACACGCTGGTGTTGGAGTTGCGGGAGTTGCCGCAGTATGTGGAGTTGGGCACGGCCCGGCCACGACCTTGA